ATCACACAGAGCGGAAGAAGGGGGATGGTGGCGCACGGCGCTGATATGCGGAAGCTCTGCGCACTTCGTGCCTCCGACACGCTTTATCGAATGACGCACTTCCTTTTCGGTTTCATGCGCGGCTTGCACGTGGGCTCATGCCGAGGCGGTCGGATgaccggggggggggggatgccGCAGCGCNNNNNNNNNNNNNNNNNNNNNNNNNNNNNNNNNNNNNNNNNNNNNNNNNNNNNNNNNNNNNNNNNNNNNNNNNNNNNNNNNNNNNNNNNNNNNNNNNNNNNNNNNNNNNNNNNNNNNNNNNNNNNNNNNNNNNNNNNNNNNNNNNNNNNNNNNNNNNNNNNNNNNNNNNNNNNNNNNNNNNNNNNNNNNNNNNNNNNNNNNNNNNNNNNNNNNNNNNNNNNNNNNNNNNNNNNNNNNNNNNNNNNNNNNNNNNNNNNNNNNNNNNNNNNNNNNGCCCCCGCACCGCGTACGGGGTTGTGGGgagccacccacccacccctgaGGAGAGAATGCACCCGGTGGCGCCCGGCATagtgggggagcggctgtgaggcgacctgcggggCGCGGGTGGGTGTGCGGTGCTCGAGGCAGGGGGGTGGTGCTCCGACGGCTGAGCCGGGCGCATTGCTGCACTGgcgtgtctctcgctctgcatcgcacgacgcggatgggggcctgtggcagggcctGGGGGGGTTATCGAGAGGCGCTCAGTGAAATGCACTGTGGCAGTGAATTTGCACAGGCTGAAGAATAAACAAGAACTCATCGCGCGGCGCAGGTTTGTGGATGCGCGATCTTCTGCACAGCCTTGTCTTCCGTGGCGGGCGCTGTACTCCACCTACACACTTCTGTACCAAATCCCTCATCCTGCATCTTTTTTGGTTTATGGTGGGCTTTCTCTCTAGTTGGTGCCGTGCAGTCGGACACAGCACATCACCCTTGTTGCCAACACCGAAGCCACACGAGTGTGCGCACTGTTCGTCGGCTTTCCTTCACAATCCCGGACCACTCACGgggcgcgccgctgcgctgcccttTTGATCGTCAGCGAAGAGGTAAtaggaggaggcgctcgaCGCACTTCTTTTCCATTTTCAGTTTGTGGTCACTGGCGCGTTTAGCTCGTGCCAGTCGAGCGTCCGCCTTGCCCCACTCCGGGGCAGAGAGCGGGAGTGAGGAAGGGCGATGACACGAAGCCATGCTTCGCTTCACGTCGTTTGACCTGGGCCGCTGGAGCTCTCGCGACTTTTTGCGAGGCCGCAGTAAGCGGGCAGGCGCCGTCCATACCCGTCACACCCACGGCCGGCAAGGCCGCTACAAACGCCTTTCGTCCATCACCAGCAGCATTCGTGATGGCCGTCGGCACGCCTCGAACCACATGCAGGGAGGTCTGGGCCTGAAGCTGGGCGGCGGCCTCTTCGGGCTGCGCATTCCCCGGCAGCATCAGCTGTCCCACATGTCGAAGGAGGAGTTCGAGTTGGAGGTGCACGGGCACCCAAACATCACCAACCCGTACCGGGAGCACCTCGACGAGCACCCGGACCTCAAGAGCGTCATGATGAACGCCACGGTGGCGCTGAGGCTTGTGGTGCTTCTGCCCAAGGCAGCGCGCCGCCCGGTGCAACGCGAGGGAGGCGATGTGCAGGTTCCTGAGCAGTGGTCGAGTGTGGTGCGAGAATTGAAAGCGGCGCTCGGCGCTCTGGCAGCTAGCGCCAGGCAAGCGCTCGGTGTTGTCGAGGTGCATCTGGCGACGTTGGAGTCCTCCgtctgctgtcgctgcgcaccgAGTGATGCTGCGTCGACCCCGACCGCCGTCGATGGGAAGAGAGTGGAGGTAGGACCTGACCTGGAGACTGGCGTGGCTCGACTCTATCGCGCTCATTGCTTGTTGAGGAGCCGGCTGAAGCCCACGGCTGAAGCGacgcgacgccaccgccgacctGCCGCTTTCATGGGGGCCGCACTACGCGCGTCTTCACCGACGTCCTCGTCGACACCGCCAGGAATGTTTCCTTGGTCTGTGCCCTCGACTTCCTTCACGTCCTCGGTGCTGGCCAGTCTCACGAAGGATactgctgcgccttcgcAGAGAGTCCTACACAGGCCATGCCGCGAAGGTACTCTTACCGATGCTTGCCTGCCCtcctcggcgacgacgttgtCTGCACCCGTGACTGCTGATGCCGCAGGCGCTTCTAAAGGGAAGGGCATGATGGAGCTGGTGCGCGAGTGCAGTGCCACCGAGCAGCCCTtgctgcgtctgtgtctgcgtcCTGGCGCGCCTGCGAGCAAATGGACGCATCTGGCTGTGCGCAAGGATCGCTCAGACACGACTGCAGTAGCCGGCCACGCTGCGGTCGCGACGCGGAAGGTCCTCAAGGAGGATATCGACCTCAACAGCGAGGTCGGGGTGTGGCGGCTGGCTCGGTCGTCTCTGCCAGAGCTTCTTCGCTGGCACTACTGCGCGCGAGATCCGCGGGCGCACAACCACGACGCGCTgcctcatcaccgccgctcgCTGCCCGTCTTGCTCGTGGTGGACTACTCCACAATCGCCGAGGATGTAGGCCGCGCGCGGGCGCAAAGTACAGCATCATCGAGGCCTGCTGCGACGCTCATGCCGCGGCATCTCTCGCTTGAGCTGGAGTCCGCGGGGTTCAAGTTGCTAGCTGAGTCGTCCTTGCTCGACGTCGCCAAGTCTCTAGAGGCGTGggtgccggcgcggcagTGGGTGGACTACGTTCAATcctgtgcacacgcacagccgcGCGGTGCTTGCAGGGCGGCTCCAACCGCACAGGCGGCGACATCGTGAGAAGAACGCGAGAGAATCGGTACCAGCCACCTCTCCAGCTGGCTCTATTTCTATAGTGCACACAAGCGCCGTCAAGCTATTGCGCAGACCGCGCGTGAGACGGCATGCACGCAGGCCTGCACACTCGCTCACGCGCAGCTCACTAAGCACAACACACGAGGAGAACGATAAGAGAGCCGGCACGAGGTACACAAAGACATGATGAGCCGTGATGGTTCCATCGGTGAGGACACGCACGCCTGTGCCATGTCTGCGCTGACGTCAGTGCACCAAATCATTAATTGCCACGCACGGCTCtgttctctcctctcctgccGCGAAgagtgtgtctgtgtgtggaagagggggagagaaagaggggaagaCGGGTGCGGCGCGGTGGCTTCCTCTGCCtgaggagggcgaggtgTGGCGTAGCAGCACTCTCAGAGATGTTGCTGTGGCTCGTGGTCATTTAAGGCGCTGCCTATCCCTGTACTTCCATCTCGATGTGATGCATTTCCGcctcctttgtttttcttcttccgtTCCCTGCAGTGTGCAACTCTGCCAAGGCGTTaccaccgcgcacgcgtgtgtgtctgtctgtctaCCATCCTTGCTGCGGGGAGGTTGTGGGTGCATCCATACGGCAGTCAGGCAGACGGTGGGCTCCACATCACACTTTCTCCTTGCCACTGCGCCACACTGTGCACGcacttctctcttttttctattgtttctttctctgcctttcGATTCAGAatgcgctgcgtgcgcgccctGCCCGTGGATCACCGCCTTGCGGCACTGCGGGTGGTGACAGGTGCACCGACGTATGCAGCCACTTTGGGCTCTGCGTGCCTTTCGTTGGTTTTGGATGGCAATGCGGCACTTCAAGCCAGTCGTCGCTACTCGTCCACCTCGGCGCACGGCGCGCGGTCGTCAGCAGCTGCGAGCACGTCCAAGCTGAATTACTACCGAAACCTCGGCGTCGACACGGATGCGACACCTCAGGAGGTGAAGACCGCCTACCGCCAACTGGCGCTGAAGTACCACCCCGatgtggtggaggaggcacaCAGGGCACACGCGGAGATGCTCTTCCGCCGTGTTTCGGAGGCGTATGAGGTGCTCTCCGACCCGGTGAGGCGTCGTGCGCACGATGCGGAACTAGGCATCCAGACGCGCCGCAAGCAGCAACCGTCTGCCGCCAACGCAAAGGCGGGCACAAGGACCGGCTCTcctgccggcggcgcgcggccgTCCTCAGCATCTGCGGGAAGGCGGAAGCACACAACATCGACGGCTTCGTCAACGTCCTCGACGACCTttcagcagccgcagcagcggcggtatCGCAAGCCGTTTGTGCGCGGTGATGCCAATCGTGTCTTCGCCGACGCGTTCGACGGGAAGACGTTGGACGAAATTCTGTTTGAcgtgcagcgtcgtcgccgtcaagAAAAGACTggaagggcggcagcggcgcagcgtcgcgaaCGGGGCGGTGGCACGGGGCATGCGGCGCCCAATGACACCGCAAaatcgtcgtcgtcgccgccaccggccaTGGGGGAAAACACCCCTCTTGACCGCGacgcacgtctgcgccacgTGATGGAGACGGCCGCCGAGTTGTttgcgcagcgagcgcagcgtCAGTACGGGCACGGAATTCTTCGTCACATACGTGGCGTAGCCGGTCCGCTGCCAGAAGGGccggcagctccgcctgAGGTTTACATGCCGTTCCGTCCATTTGTCGGCATGCCGGTCCCTCCAGGTGTGCGGACCCCTCCGGAGCCGAAACTGGGAAAGGTGCTATACTCGCAAGAGGCCACCAtagacagcagcagcagcacacccgACTCTCGTGGTGCGGCTTGGTACGAGATTCCGAAGCAGtttcacacgcacacgtacgcagaCGGTACCCCACAGAGCCGCTCCGCGAGTTTGGCCAAGGCAACCAAGTACATCCACGGCATGCCGCACAACATGGGCCAGCTCTACTCGTATCACCGCCCGTACTAGGCagaaacagaaaaggagcagcagcgcgcgtacgtgtgtgcgtgtatgtgtgaaCTCACGCATTGATAGAAGGTGAGGCGCGAGGTGTTCGCTGACCGCGAACAGGCACGGCATGCTGACGGTGTTTCTTTTGACGGGCCTcgggcgtgtgtgtccttGCGAGCCATGTTTCGCCTTCCACGCAGGACATGAAGGAGGCGGCCATGGTCGTATCCTCACATTCATGGAAGACCCTCTACGGTTCTTCTCGACTACTCCCTGCTCATCGCTGGCGGCTGTTGATTGGCTGCCTtgccagcgcgcgcgcacacatacacatattCACACACACGGCTGGGCAAGGGTGAAGAATTTGAACTCGCGAAAGGACGGCCAGGTGCGTAGGGTGGGTGCACTAGGGTGCACGCTAAGTGCCCCCCTTCCTGCTGACGCCCGCATTAAGCCAAACACAAAAGTCAAATGTGCAGGAAAGCCAATATCCGTGTGGAGGCGGACAGGGACAgagcggaagagagagcgagcgagcgtttccagagagagagggagcgcgcTTCCGTCGACCCagccccctcttcctcttcctctctcacacgCGTATGCAGTGGCACATGCGGAAGAAGGGGGATGAGCTCGAGAGATGGAGTTCGGCCGAGCGGCCCGGCGAATGCTTCCATCTATGTCGCATCCTACTTCTTTTCTACCTCTTCCTCGCACTCTTTCACTCTTTGCTGCCCTCGCACACCATCTGTGCCTCCTCACATCCCCAACCTCGCacatcgacacacacacacacacacacacgtgacATTGTCGATATTGTGGAGCCATCGTCGCTTAGCATGCGTAAGAGCATCTCCTATCACCGCCACCCGCATCTCTTCTTATTTTCCGTTCCTCTCGTCTCGCCAGAAGCCCCTTCCAAGGATGCGTGCTTACAGTGGAATGCGCCGTCTTGCGTGCCTGGCGAGCGCCACGGCCCTATCGGGCCTTTCGGtagctgccactgccgctaaccccgcggcgtcgacgactGTACCGGCCCGCTTCATCTATACTACGTGGGGGTCCGTGCCGTGCGAGGGGTGGGCGTGCAATGAGAGCTGGCTGAAGCGCATCACCTCGCAGTCCGAGTACCGCAGCTTCGATTTCTGGCATGTGCCGCAGACGGATGTTCCGGCGGGGCTGAAGCTGAACGCGGTCGAGCGCTACCTGCTGAGCAGCCTGGAGAACGACGCAGCGCGCCTGCTTCACGTTTCGTGGTGCGAGGACTTCGACTCGTACTGGCGCGACCGTGTGAACTCGCTGGAGATGCTCTACAAGACCATCTACACAGACGACCACCTGTTCTACCGCTACATCTTCGGCAACTGCACGCACAAGACGGCAGAGAAGGAGCACATGCTGCGCAAGCTGAATTACCTCAAGAACATTCTCTTCTGGGCTTGCCGCACAGAGCGATGCTACACAAGCATCGCGAAGGCGCGCTACTacgtgcagcgctgcgtgtgGAACGCGCTGGAGCGTGAGCGCtacctgtgcgcgtgcgtggaggCCGTCGACTCCTTCGGGAAGAAGGTGCCGGAGGAGCTGCGTCATAAGGCGATGCcggagctggaggtggcTCTAGTGAGCATGCGCCATTGGGTGTGGGACTGCCCGAACGGCAAGCGTACCTTCACGCGTCGCCTCGCGTAAAGGTGAGCTAGCCGTTGGTGGTGCTGTAGCTGAAGCAAGAAGCAGAGTAGAATGGGATCTCGTGATGGCTTGCAAGGGTATCTGTGCGAAACCGCTTCACGCGCTTCACCTCTGCCCCCCCTTTCTGCACGCACTGCAAACACTCACGTGAGTGGAAGAATGGTTGCGCAGATGCACGCAGTCGAGGTGCGCCGTGCACGTTTgtacgtatgcgtgtgtgtggatgtggaGACGCACTCCTCTTTCACACTCTCTCTCATACACCGCTTATCTACTTATGCCTAACTAAAGATTTGCTCTGTTTCGTGTCGCGTGCACGTGCCCTCCGGAAGGCGTTCTCTCGTCGCGccgggcgtgcgtgcgcgcgcaggtgcagcggTAGGCTCTCTTTTCCACCCCTTCCGTTTTCTTTCACGGACTAggtgtgtgcatgtacgcgtgtgcatatgaggggggggggcgctgctgtgcgccacTGAAGACGTCGCTTGCTCCGCTGTTTACGCTTGTTCTCTCCTTATCTTTACTTCCGTTAGCACCCTTGCGTCTGACTGCTCAagccccctctctttttccccCCCGTAGCATAGGCATGTATGATGGTATGGTTGTGTGAGTGATCTCGATGGCCCGCCGTGCTCCGTGTTGCGCGTCGCCGTTTGTGTGTATCCTTCCGTTTTGCCTACTTTGTGAttcgcctctgccgcgacAAAAGTGAGTATATCCGACCGCCACTATGCTCTCGTGCCTGTACGGGTGCGTTTTCATTTCGGTGCTAACACCGATGCACGGGCTCAGACGTGCtgttccctcccccctttcccctccttcgtctctccccctgcccaatgccgagccgcctctgGTGGGGGCTGAATCAGGCACCCGTACGCCATGGGGAGGACAGAGCGgttcatcgctgctgatgcccgCGGTGGGGCCCtggacggtgctgcggcggagcgacctgcgacggtgcacacgtctgcgccatccacatgatgggtGAGGTGTCGACGTGACTGGAGCGTgtatcccacccccggccgTCGCACTGCGTACtggggtgtggggagccggcgccaccacacCCCCTCTGAGGAGAGAAtgcaccaggggtggcgcCCGGCATagtgggggcggggggaggaggggctgcggtgaggcgacctgcgaggccgCGTGTGGGCGGGCAGAGTTTGGGGCAGGGGGCGGTGGTCTCAggtgactgagtcggcgcatttgGTGTACCGGGCGTGtctctcgcgctgcttcgcacgacgcggatgggggGCCTGCGGCAGGGCCTGATGGGTTTAGAGCAGAGCTTGAGTCGCGTTGTATGGCGGAGAACGTACACACGTTGgccaaaggaaaaaaaaagagaaaaactCACCTGCTCGTGGTGTgccaacccccccccccttctgGGCGCGGGCTGGGCTTCGCTGAGCGCTCGACATCTGCCCTGGCCACCTACACGAGCACACATGTAGCTCATCAGCATTTTCCGCCGGGTGTGCGATAGACCAGAGACCTTCGCCCTCTAAGCTAGTCATGCGTCGTTTGCTCACGCGgcccgctctctctgtcttaCTTTACAGACACATGTATACAGGCAAGGGGTTTGCCTGACGGCGAATGGTGCCCGCGCGACAAGAGCAGAAAGAGCAGTGCCGGGGCCACGTATGTGTAGATgagcatgtgcgtgtgtgtgtgtgtgtgcgcctgaGGTGCGCAAAACCCGCATCGTCGCTTTATCGGCCTTTTGTGTGATGCGGATTCAAGGACTGCTTCAGCCACGCTGCCTGCATCTCCCATTCCTCTCTCTACAGTGTCGGCGCACGAATACCGCGGTGGTGTTCAAGGAAGCAGGTTCACTCGTTGGTGTGCATCTTGCCTACTTATCCGTCTTATCGCTTTCACTTCATCCTCGCGAAGCGAGTCTTTGCCGATGTCTACCGTAGACATGTATATTGATGGGGCTGTCGCCTCCATGTGCGCCACCATCATTTCCAACCCCTTTGATGTGATGCGAACACGcatgcagctgcagggcgaGCTGTGCAAGCGTGGCGAGTACAAGGTTGTGTACGACAACCTGGGGCAGGGTATGATTCGTGTGGCCCGCGAAGAGGGCCTGCGTGCTCTACAAAAGGGCCTCGTATCGTCTGTGATGTGGCAGGTGATGCAGAACGGGATTCGAGTAGGACTGTAccctgctgcgcgtgccgaGGTGAGCTATGTGTGTGGGTCGGATGCCGTCTACATCTCGGTTATCGCGGGTGCCTTGTGCGGCCTCGTGGGCAGCTACTTATCCTCGCCATTCCAGCTGGTGAAGACGCGCCTGCAATCGCAGCGCAACACGATTGTGACGATGCGTGGCGATGTGCTCTCGAAGGCGACGACGGGGGAGCAGTACGACTACGCTGGCGTGAAGGATGCATTTCACAAGATCTACAAGACAGGCGGTCTGCGAGCGCTTTGGAAGGGCTCGCAcatcgcggcgcagcgcacgctggtcggctctgctgcgcagctcaccGCGTACGATGTGGCAAAGCCTATAATTTGTCAGCGGATGGGATGGCCGGCCTCTGACATCCGCGTGCacatctgcgccgccattTTCTCCGCCTCATGTGTCATGTGCGTCATGAACCCGCTGGACGTTGTCATGACGCGATCCTTCAATCACCGCATCGGTGAGCCCATGGCCTACTCCACAAACCTCGCCGTAGCGACGTGGAAGATATACCGCATCGAAGGCGTGCGTGGACTGTACAAGGGGTCCATggcgctcttctctcgctccgcGCCCCACAACATTGCGACATTCGTGATGCTGGAGTACCTGCGCAAGATGCGTGAGCGGTACACGAACCGTGCGTACACATCTGGGTCGTCCGTGGACAAGTCCATTGGGTTTAACAGGGTCATTGACAGAAAGAGCGGCAAGAACGCCGCCTAGTGCACTGTGTTGGCCAATGCTGACCGACGCGGAGTTGCCCTTGCTGTACGCGGGCTGGATGAGCTGATTACCAATCAGCACACCAGGGAAGTTGTGCTTGTGCAGCGGACTTGCAACTCGCTCTGCTTTCACCTcgcctgcggctgccgctctgccTTCTCGCCTTCCATGTGCGGGCGATTGTGCTGTGTACTCGATGTAATGGTACTCAacgtggaggagaggagagacgcgtgcgctgcttcgcgtctcgcgcgtgtgtacgGCGGTGGCTGTGAGTGCGGACGGCACGGTGCTCAGCGCACCCAGCTCCTGAACTGGTATTCTTTGTGTTTTGGATCCTAGGCAACGCTTGCACCGCGGAGGACACGAAGGGAAAACATGAAGGAAAGAcgtacgaggaggcggcggcgttgctaCGCTTCACTGGTGGGGCTGGCGGCTCGAATAGCCCCACCGTGGAGCAAAGGGCCAGCGGCACGGGCTCCATCCGCCCCTATACGCAGGCAACAGGAGACCCGCGTGGGCACTAGCAAGGTGCGCACCCATGAACGAGAGgcaggggaggagaggcccGCACCCTTTGGTGTGCTGCCGAGGCTCATGAAGGCATGGGCCTCGTTTACGCtaggcgacgacggcagcggcctaTGGAAAAGGTGAGGACGGCACATCCCGACGTTACCTGCGGTGGGTTGCGTTCTTGTCTCGCGTCGCGAGCCTTTGCGCTGACCTTGCCGTCCctcgtgcatgcgcgcgcgctctcgccgTAGCGGTGTTTCTTCTTCACCTTGACGACGATCCCTACTCGGCGCCACAGCGCGagtatctctctctctgtgtagAGCTTCCCTGTCGTGCACCCGCTTTCTCGCCAACTTTTATACCCTTGCTTTCTTACTGGTGCTTGTTGTGCCCCTCGCcaacgcgcgtgtgccctTACACGCTCGCGCAGATGTTGAGGACGGCGGAGGGCGGACTCCTGCATCTGCCGAAGTGATCGCGTCACCACAGGACCGAAGGGTGGCGGCATTCAAATCAGCGAAGGAGCGGTGACTCATCTGTTGCCCTCGCACCACTGCACCTCTTGTGTTTTCATTCATTGCAGTACTCTCTCGCATGTcagtgcggctgctgctcggtgCGGGCCTGGCATACGCCCGTCGGCTACCCCTGGCACCGTCGCCGATACTGTCCTGCTGCGCCCCACACCTCCACACGGGTGTCTTGTGGTCGCTGACGGAGggagcgcgtgcggcgcacacCGGCTCCAAGGAGGCAGGGTACTATCGGCTGCAGAACCCAAAGCACATCAACATCGACCCCTGCGTCTACGAGATTCGCACTATGCGCGGCAGTGGCCCAGGTGGCCAAGGCACGAATAGCAGCAGTAACaaggtggagctgcgcgcggacATGGAGCTCCTGTCCGAGTTCTTCGACGACGAGCTACTTGCCgcactgcgccgccacgAGGCTGGCGGAGCGCTCACCAGTGACGGGACAACGATTGTCGTGAGCTGCCACGAGCACCGTAGCGCCTTGCAAAACAAAGAGGGCTGCTTGCGCAAGCTGCAGACGCTTCTGCACAAAGCATCGTGGGTGCCACCGGCGGAGGCCGGCCTCGTCGAGCGGCCATCCTTCATCGTCACAGAGCAGAAGGCTAGGCGACGCAAGAAGAGCAACATGAACCGCATGACCCGCTCCGCGCGTAGTGGGTCGTGGTGAGATAAGGCGGTtcggcgagggggaggggctgctgGTGGAAACGttcggtgctgcgccgtgtgcgtgtatacGGGAGTATGCAGTTTTGGCCAATCCCTTTCCCACGGCTGGGGCACTGCCTACCATTGCACAATGATGCGCTTGCCAAGTGTTGTGCCCCCTCCGTGGATGCCacgctcttcttcttgctctctctcgccctgcgccacggcgacggGCTTCACCGTCTTTCTCCTCGACTCTTCCTCGATTTACACAAGCACCGCGGGAGCAGCGGATACGTTGCTATTTGAGGCAGGTGGGACGATaacccctcctccctcctcctcattcCGCCTTCCTCTTTCATCGACACGGCGTACAGCGGCGGCTGACACAACATGCCAGGGACATGACTGCCCTTGCCCCGCTCTTTCGTCTTGCTcaatctctctctctctgcattCACCAGACATATCTACAGCCACACCTATACAGGCTTGGGCTGGCGAAGAGACGCGCCTCATCGCATAAAACGGTCTGCACTCAGCTCGACCTTTACCGCAAAGCGGCGGGCTGCCAGCCGATTCCGCTGTCGCCGATGGACGTCGAACACCCTGGCAGTGCGCTCATCCGCCATTTATGGCACTGCTTGCGGCTCCATTCTTCTCAAATTTGTTTCCTCTTCCAgatctctcctctctctctctgcaacTGCTCCGCTTCCTCTTTGCATTCCTCACACGTGGACGCTTCTCACTCGAAACATCACTTCCACGCCAGCCCCTCGCGAACCTTCCTTCCCATCTTCTCGTTATCGCCTCGTCCACCCTGCGCCGGGAAATGCTGCCCAGGCTCGCTCTGTcgcatggcgctgctgctgctgctgctgccgtgcctcTCGCCGTCACCATTAGCACGGCTTCTGCGACGTCTGTTTCTCAGCGCTGGTGCAGTAGCATGACAAGTGACAAGCCCGACGCAACCGGTGCTAACCCGTTCACTTCCGCAATCGCAAAGACCTTACGCGAGAAGGTGTTTTCGCAGGACTTTACTGCCGTGAAGGCTGCCACACCGAAGGAGACGGAGCTACTAAAAAGGTGGCGCACTGGTGACGGCACACCAGAGCAATCCCCGCGCCAACCGGCGGCGCCCGGCACGGCCGACTCATCCGACGTGGAACCGCAGATTGCAGAGGGCGCTCAGAATGTGGCCGTGTCGCACGGGAAGACGTTCCGCGACTCCCGTCCTGCCGACCCCGAGGAGAGTGTAGAGTGCAAGCGCCGTCGGCTCATCTACCAATCGCGCTACCGCGGTATGGTGGAGATGGACCTCATCTTCGGCCACTTTGCGCGGTGCAAGCTCGAGACCCTCGACGCGTCTATGCTGGATGAATACGACGTGCTCCTGAAGCAGCTGGACAGCGAGCTGTTCCGCTGGCTGGTCATGGGCGTGGATGCgccggagggggtggcgaagctgcgctgctttgacgagctgcgccgcttcatTAAAGAGGAACGTACAGAGCTGCTGGGCTCCAACTGAGCAGGACTGGAGAGgcttctcccccttcccatCGTGAGAGCGACCGCCCTTCTGCTACCGGCTCGTCGCGCGAAGCTGAGCAGCGTGAGACGACGCGTCGTGCTGCCGTTCCTTTGGAAATGccacccccttccttccctccgccctccgcctctctctttgtgaaatccgctgccgctcgcaTTCACCAACGCACGAGTAAGGCAA
Above is a window of Leishmania donovani BPK282A1 complete genome, chromosome 30 DNA encoding:
- a CDS encoding DNAj-like protein, which encodes MLFRRVSEAYEVLSDPVRRRAHDAELGIQTRRKQQPSAANAKAGTRTGSPAGGARPSSASAGRRKHTTSTASSTSSTTFQQPQQRRYRKPFVRGDANRVFADAFDGKTLDEILFDVQRRRRQEKTGRAAAAQRRERGGGTGHAAPNDTAKSSSSPPPAMGENTPLDRDARLRHVMETAAELFAQRAQRQYGHGILRHIRGVAGPLPEGPAAPPEVYMPFRPFVGMPVPPGVRTPPEPKLGKVLYSQEATIDSSSSTPDSRGAAWYEIPKQFHTHTYADGTPQSRSASLAKATKYIHGMPHNMGQLYSYHRPY
- a CDS encoding mitochondrial carrier protein-like protein: MSTVDMYIDGAVASMCATIISNPFDVMRTRMQLQGELCKRGEYKVVYDNLGQGMIRVAREEGLRALQKGLVSSVMWQVMQNGIRVGLYPAARAEVSYVCGSDAVYISVIAGALCGLVGSYLSSPFQLVKTRLQSQRNTIVTMRGDVLSKATTGEQYDYAGVKDAFHKIYKTGGLRALWKGSHIAAQRTLVGSAAQLTAYDVAKPIICQRMGWPASDIRVHICAAIFSASCVMCVMNPLDVVMTRSFNHRIGEPMAYSTNLAVATWKIYRIEGVRGLYKGSMALFSRSAPHNIATFVMLEYLRKMRERYTNRAYTSGSSVDKSIGFNRVIDRKSGKNAA